In the genome of Candidatus Tectomicrobia bacterium, the window AGACGGTTCCCGTCCCCCGGCCCGGCCCGAACGAGGCCCTCATCCGGCTCCGGGCGACCGGCCTGGGCCTCACCCTGGTCATCATGCGGAAGACCCCGGGGCTCATCAGCCACTACCCCCGGACGATGGGGCACGAGATCGCGGGCGAGGTGGTGGAGATGGGGTCCGAGGTCCAGGTGGTCCGGCCCGGGGACCTGGTGACGGCCCACTTCTACCTGACCTGCCACAACTGCAACTTCTGCCGGAGCGGCCGGGAAACCCTCTGCCCCGACTTCCGGGGCTACGTGGGGCTGGCCCACGACGGGGGTTATGCCGAATACATGACGCTCCCCGCCGTGAACCTCTGCAAGATCCCGGAGGGGGTTTCGGCCCTCGATGCCTGCGTGGCGGCGGACGCCATCTGCACCCCCTACCACAACTGCGTGGCCGAGGCCCAGATCAAGCCCGGGGATCAGGTGGCCATCGTGGGGGCGGGGGGCGGGGTGGCCATCCACGCCGTCCAGATGGCCCAGGTGTGCGGCGGGCACGTTATCGGGGTGGACGTCTCGGAGAAGAAGCTCGAGACCGTCTCCCGGCTCGGGGCCTTCGCCGTGGTGAACCCCTCGAAGAACGACCCGGTGGAGGAAATCCTCTCCCTCACCCAGGGCAAGGGAGTGGACGCCTACATCGACTACGTGGCCACCAGGCAGACCCTGGAGGCGGGCCTCGCCTGCCTCGCCCGGGGCGGAAAGCTGGTCATCGTGGGCTTCCGGCCGCCGGCTGCCTACAAGGGCGTCTCCCCCAGCTTCACGGTGGACCCCCTGGAG includes:
- a CDS encoding zinc-binding dehydrogenase, with translation MPETMRAMRIHELGGSFKLETVPVPRPGPNEALIRLRATGLGLTLVIMRKTPGLISHYPRTMGHEIAGEVVEMGSEVQVVRPGDLVTAHFYLTCHNCNFCRSGRETLCPDFRGYVGLAHDGGYAEYMTLPAVNLCKIPEGVSALDACVAADAICTPYHNCVAEAQIKPGDQVAIVGAGGGVAIHAVQMAQVCGGHVIGVDVSEKKLETVSRLGAFAVVNPSKNDPVEEILSLTQGKGVDAYIDYVATRQTLEAGLACLARGGKLVIVGFRPPAAYKGVSPSFTVDPLELLSRGQEIHGSRYCSMLELRQSLELVRQGRIKPVVTETFKLEETEKGFQMLEKNEITGRAAVVFG